AATACGGCGCAGCGACTGGTCGTGAATCCTCCGGCAACTCTGCCCACAACCTCCACAGACCGGATCGTTTAGGGCCTCTAGGATGAACAACAAATGCCCTTTTCCCAGATGCTTGTGTTTATACAAAGTGTAGCCTTCCCAAAACAGGGAACATAGTACAGACTTCATGTTGAAGCGGTTTTGAAGTGATTGATGTTAGTGTAGTTACAACATCAGTTAACTTCGATTCCGCTTCTTTGCTACTTCTTTCCCGCCAATCGACGATGAACCATTCTTTTTGCCGGGCCAGTGATGACTCCGCCTCGGCAACCGTGGCTTCGGCCTGCTTCACCGAGGCTCTGGCCGAGGCCAGATTGGCCTTATTGGCCTTCAGCTGGTTCTTCAGAGCAGTAGTATCCAGGAGGGCCAGCGGTTGCCCTTCCTCGACCTCGTCGTTGGAGTCAACGTAGACCTCCATCGTCGTCCCCGAAAGCTCACTGCCGACAGTAACCTCATTGGTTGGAGCCAAGCTACCCGTCGCGGTAATCGTCTTACGAATTTCCCCGCGATCCAGGGACTGGGTGACAAATTTAGGCAATCCGTCATCTTCGGATTTACTCCCGATCGGAGAGAGCCAAACGATGGCGACCACCAAAAGAATTCCCCCGACCAGATAAATGTACTTCCGCGAACGGTCGTGCTTCTTTTTCTCGGAATCAATGCGCTCCGCGAGATCGCTCGTATCGTTTTTCAAAGGATCAGTCATGGCAAAAATGGGTCAGGAATGGTTGCCGTCGAGAGCAACCTCGGCGGCCTCTTTCGGGGCGGACCATCCCCCCCCGAGGGACTTATAAAGCTGAATATGAGCGACGAGTTCCTCCTGTTTCGATTGAATCAGGGTCTGTGCGAGTCCGAGCAGGGTTCGTTTCGTCTCCAATACGGTCAGCACATCCTTCTCGCCCTCTTCATACTGAAACTCGGCCAGCTGGGCGGAGAGCTGAGCCGACTCAACGGCGCGTTCCAGAATTACGATCTCCTCCCTCTTCCGATTGATCGCACTCAGGGCGTTTTCCACCTCGGCCATCGCATCGAGAACAGTTGCTTCGAAATTAAAGTACGCCTGATCCACTGCCGCTCGTTGCACTTCGATGCGGCGACTGATTCTTCCGGCATCCCACAAAGGGGCCGTCAAGCCACCGACGAGATTGCCAAAGACTCGCTGCGGATCAAAGAAATCGCCGGCGCGGGCAGCCTCGGTCCCGACCGAACCGCTAAGCGTTAACGATGGCAAACGGCTCTTCTCGACCGCACTCAGACGGGCCACTGACGACTGAACGCTCTTCTCCGCCGCCCGCACGTCCGGACGCTGACGCAGAACCTCAGCCGGGATACCCACCGCTATATTGGCCGGCAAATCGGGAAGATCCTCCCGCTGGTCCAAAAGCGCCTCAATATTAGCAGGAGTCGTCCCACAAAGAACCGCTAGAGCATTGCGGGACTCTTCAATGGACTGACGAAACGAGGGAATCTGCGCCCGAGCCTGTTCGACGAGGACCGTAACTTGCTGCGTATTGAGAACATCGCCCTCCCCGGCGGCCTCTTGCCACTGAGTGATCTGAAGCGTTTCTTCGCGACTGGCGACGCTCTCGTTCAGGATCCCCAGTTGCTTCCGGGCCGAAATGATTCGGAGATAGGTATTGGCCACCTCGGCTGCCAGCGAAACCTGGGCCGCAAAATAGTCCTCAACGGTCGCCTCCAGAGCAAAATCACTGGCTTCAAGATACTTCCGCTGCTGCCCAAACAGGTCGACCTCCCAACTGGCGTCAATCGAGGCTCCGTAGCTCTCACTGGAAGAGGTCGTATCGGTTCTGCGATCCCGTGATCGAGACCCGGAGCCTGACACGCCGCCGTTGACCGAGGGGAACAACTGCGACCGTTCCAAGCCCCGCTCTGCCCGCGCCTGATCAATCCGGGAAAGCGCAGTCAGCAGGTCGGGATTATTGGTCAGCGCTTCGTTGATCAACTGAACCAATACCGGATCCTCAAATACCGTCCACCACGTCTCGATCTCCACCGCATTCGCCTCGTTCCGCTCCGCATCCGCCAGCTCGTTGTTCCACCCCATAGGCATAGGAACGTCCTCCATAACCTGCTCCGCCGTAGGCGTAGTGGAACAGCCGACGAGACTCACTCCCAGCAGCGCCACGGCCACGGGACGGGCCATCCTCGATATTGGAAGGAAATTCGAGTTTCTGTCGGCACGCATATTCATCAGCAATGCGCCCACTCTAGCATTCCGAACCTTAAGAGTTCGTGAAGACCGGAAAAAACTCGATAGAGATTCTGAAATTTCCCTGACCGTGGCAGGAAATGTTGGGGGTCTCTAATTCAGGCCTAGGTTGCTCGGCAAAACAGATCCCGCTTCCGATGGAAGCACCTCCTTCTACAAAGGACTTTTGGTCAAAATCGTCTCGAAAAGACTCCCAAATGGAGCGCGGAATTCATTCCACCCCGCATGCCCCACAGCCAGCTCTTCCAATACTCAGAAATGCCCTCTCCCACGCAGCCAATCCATCCGGGCGGAATAAATTCCGCGGTCCGTCAGGAATCCCTCCTAACCTTCCTCTTTCTTCGCCTTGGGGTCCTCGACCATCTCCTCGAGGGTGAGGCCAGTCAGGTCTTTGAGTCCGCGGAAGCAAATCCAGAGCGCGAAGCCCGTCACGATGAGACTCGGAACAACGATCACCGGATAGCTCCAAGCCATCATCTTCCCGAGTTCCTTGTTGAAGGCCTCCGTGCCCGCCGGACTAACGACGATCCACTTGGCCAAGATGTAATTGAGGACGGCACTTAGCAGAAAAGAAGCGGCGAGAAGATAAGTCGTCTTGTGCATGAGCTTCTCAAAACCTGGCTCCGTCCCCCGCTCTTCGAGGCGCGTTTGGATTTTCTCCACCTGAAAAATCTCGGGGCGGTAGAGAAACACCCGCACCAAAGGGCGGCTCGTGAAGGCCGAGATGAGAGTCGCAATCCCGAGAATGGCTGGAATTCCCGCCTCTTTGATGGCCACCCATTGCGGAGGCAACTGGAGAAGTCCAATGCCTCCGGTGAGAAGGACTCCGATAATCCCCAGGATCGAGAGGAAGTTCCAGGTCCGACGGGTCGCAAAGTCGTAGGCACCGTAGCCCAACGGAAACAAGAGGGCCGCGATGAAAAGGAAAGTCGAGGGCTCCATCGGAAGGCCAGTCAGGCGCTCACCGAACCAATCATCCCCCTTCATGAGGAGGAGCGAGGGAATAATGAGGTTAAATCCGAGGTTCAGCCAGGGATTTTCGGTTTTCTTTTGGGTCTCGGACACTCCCCGGAAAAAATCGTGACAGGCTCCTCCCGTAAAGGTAATTTAAAGGTTTTTCACGCGCCGACTTCAGATCAAGCGTCCTAACAAGCATTTTATCAGTGAGTTTTTCCAGTCCACTTCGTTGTGTCATCACAGCGGGCCCGACCCGCGAACCAATCGATCCCGTTCGATACATTAGCAACCCATCCACCGGAAAGATGGGGTACGCGATCGCGCAGGCCGCCGTCGATGCTGGTTGGACGGTTGACCTGGTCAGCGGCCCGACCCACCTCCGCGAGCCGGAGGAATGCATCCTCTACCCCGTTGTCACGGGCGAGGAGATGTACCACCAAGTCGATGCCCTTTTCGACGCCTGCGACATTCTGATCATGACCGCGGCGATCGTCGATTTTCGTCCCAAGAGCCCTCTGGCCCACAAAGAGAAAAAGGGCGACGCTCAGCTCAATATCGAGATGGAGCCCGTGATCGACGTCCTCAAGACCGTCTCCCAACGCAAAAAAGACCAGTTCCTGGTCGGATTTGCCGCCGAGACCAACGATCTGGAAAACTACGCGATGCGAAAGCTGAAGGAGAAAAACCTGGATCTCATCGCCGCCAACCTGATCGGCAGCGGTTCCGGCTTCGCCCTCGACAGCAACATTCTCACCATCCTCGGCCCCGACGGTTTCCGCGAGAAGTGGCCCGCCGCCAGCAAGGAATCTCTCGGTCGGGATCTCGTCGCCTTGGTGACCCGCAAAATGGAAGAAGGTCGGACCCTCTCCGGTTCCTGACCTTCCGCTCCCCGTCCGAGAATCCTATCCTATGCCTCGCAACCGGAACAAAGGCCTGGAACGAATCCTCGGGCGACTGGAGGATCTCGACGAGAAGAATCTGACCATCCTCGTCAATCGCCTCGTTCGCGACCGACACCTTCTCGAAAGTGTCTTTGACATCATTCGGGACGGGATCCTTGTCCTCGACGCCGACAGCGTCATTCAATACTCCAATGCGGCTGCCTTCGGTCTTCTCGGCCTCCGCCGCCGCGAGATTGGACACTCCAATATCTGGCGTCGCATCCCGGAGCTTTCCGAAGCCCTCCAGATCGACCCCGAGCGCAACCGGCGCCAGCATCGCTCAGCCTCCTGCGAGATCGAAATCCACTACCCCGAAACCCGGGTCCTCCAAGTCTACATCGTACCGATGGAGGAAGCGACCGAGCACGATCTTGGCGACGGGACCGTCGTGGTTTTTTCCGACCTCACCGAGATCAAGCATTCGACCGAGGAGCTCATCGAAAACGAGCGCATCGCCTCGATCATGATGCTCTCTGCCGGAGTCGCCCATGAACTCGGCAACCCGCTCAATTCCCTCACCATTCACCTGCAGCTCATCCGGCGCCAATTGGAGAAGTTGGGGGATCCCGAAAAAACGGCCCGCACCGCTAAATCGCTCGATATCTGCACCCGCGAGGTGGATCGCCTCGACGGCATCATCACCCACTTTCTCGCTGCCGTCCGCCCGCAGCCGCCCGACCTTCGCAAGATCGATCCCATCGCCGTCCTCAATGACGTCCTGGAGGTCGAAGAGAATCTTTTCGCCGAGCGCGACATCAATGTCACCGTCGACCTCGACTCGATTGCCCCCCCCATCTTCGCCGATCCGGACCAACTGAAGCAGGTCTATTTCAACGTCCTCAAGAACGCAGTGGAGGCCATGCCCGGCGGTGGCTCGATCCGCATTCGCTGGCGCAAGGACCCCCGCCACGTGACTCTCATGTTTGCCGACACTGGCGAGGGCATCGACTCCGAGGATCTCGCCAAAGTCTTCCAGCCCTATTTCACGACCAAAAATACCGGAAATGGCCTCGGCATGATGGTCGTCCAGCGCATCATGCGCGACCACCACGGAACCATCGCCATCGACAGCCGTCCCGATCAGGGAACCGTGGTCACCCTGCAGTTCCCGGCAATCGATCCGGAACGACCTCTTCTGGAGGAATAAGAAGAGTCTACCCCATAGCATCGAGCCTTGCTCGATAACCGCAACCGCCGCCGCCCCCTACCCATTGACCCGCAAATGCGAGGCTCTCCGGTCCTCCTATCATCGGCGAAACGCCGATGCTACCCCGTAGCATCGAGCCTTGCTCGATGACCGCGACAGTCCGTTTCAACACGAAGTTCGCTACGCAAGCCTCGGCTTTGCGATTGTTGCTCTCTGCGGCCACATCCACCAGATCATCCAATCCCACAACGACTCCCCAGGGAACGCCGAAATCCTCCTCTGGACCAACATCCTCACTCCCTCAATCGGCCTTGTCCTCCTCCTTCTCGCCCACCGCAAGAAGGAATCCTCCACCGCTGCTTAATCGCGAAGGGGATACGCCCGCTTTCTATTCGGCCTGAAAAGAGAAAACCCGGGCGCTTCCGTCTCCGTCATCGGAAAGGCAATACGGACCAATCAACAAACCGCCGAAGCCTCCAATCACCTCGGTGGACAGCAGACGGGAGACACCGGCTCCTACCTATCTCCACCCCTGCTCAGGATCTCGGACGGAGAAAACAAAGCTACTCTGCGCATGGGACCATTGCTCTCCCCGACGGGTCAATTCGACCCGAAAGTCGGTTGGCTCCGAGCCTTCAATCTCGAACTCCTCCACCGTTTCCATATCAATAACCCTCTTCACCAACCGTAGGAGGCAACGACCATCAGGCTTCCGAAGAAGTCCACACGAATAATAGCCGGACTCATCCATGAACACGCAAATGCCCGCTTCCGTACCGGATTTCTCGATTCGCAAAGAAGTCTGGTAACGACCGGAGTTCTCCGAGAGCCGCGCTCCAATGAACCCGGCTTTTCCTCTCCGATCTAAGCTCGAAGAAAGCCCCCGCAAAATCATCCCGCGATTCTCGTCGAAACCATACCCCTCCCGGTAAGTCGCCCCGATGGCAACCCATCGCCAACTCAAGGATTTCTCCCGAAAGTCCTCCGTCCAGGGTGTTCCCGTCGGCTGCGAAACAGACTTCTCGTCAGAACCAGAGATATCGACAGGCTCACCGCCGTTCACCACCGGCCAGCCTTCGTCCGTCCAACTTACCGAGGCCAGAAACGTTTCCCTCCCCGTGAGATGCACTGAAGGATAGCCCAAAGGTCTCACCCCCAGAAAGACAATCCACCAGTTTCCTTTCTCGTCTTCGAACAGATCGGCGTGCCCGGTATTTTGAATCGTAGAATCATACCCTGCATGCGTGAGAATCGGGTTCGTCGGACAAGGCACCCAGGGGCCCCAGGGCGAATCCGAACGCCCGATCGCAACCCGATGATTTTCCTCCGTGCCGCCCTCTGCCGTCAAAAGATACCAAAACTCACCTCTTCGGAAAATATGCGGTGCCTCAACCGCCTTCCATCCGAATCCCGGGGAAATCACTTCCCGGGGCCCCAGGCCGCGTCCGTTCGCCAGATCTATCGGGAATTGCACAACGCTCATGGGTTCGCCCCATTGCGAATCGCCCGTCGTTTGAAATAGAACAGTCCCGTCCTCCAGAAACGTCAGCGAAGGATCGATTCCTCCCTGATGTTCGGCATCCACCCAAACTGGATCCGACCATTCGTCTTCAGGATTTGCTGCCGAGACGATGAAATGACCGCCGTTTCCAATGTTGGTCGTGACGAGATAAAAGTTTTTCCCGTCATGACGCAGTGTTGGCGCGAAGATTCCCTCGCCCACAAAACTCTGATCTTCCCGAAAAGGAAGCTGCTCGGGTCGCGAGAGGATGTGACGGACGAATCGCCAATGCCTCAGGTCTTCGCTAGCATACAGAGGCACCCCGGGGAACTGGCCAAAACTACTGGTCGCCAGATAAAATGTTCCGCCGACCCGGCAGACCGTCGGGTCCGGGTTCATACCGGGCAAGATCGGGTTATGGATGGTGTTAGACATGTCAGACAAAGTAAAAAATTCGGTTCACGCCGCCCGCTGGTTCGGCCAAACCAATCCCAGTGAACGACCTCTTCCCCTTCCTTCCGCTCAATCCAAACCAATCGAATTGCTTCCATCTTTGAGATCGATCTCGCAACCTCTCCATTCAAACACTCCGGTCACACCGTCCGGCAACTCAACCGACCCTTCGCAGGCGCTTCCTTCGAAACAAAGCTGGACCCGAATGAACCCATTCGGGTGGGGCATTTCGGCGACAATCTCACGCCGCGGCCCTGGCTGGGGTGCGATCCTCACACTCCCGAACCCCGGTGCGTCGGGACGGATGCCCGCAACGCCCACAAATGCCCAAAACCAAGGATGGCTCCCCCATGCGTGACAGTCGGAACGACTCGGCTCGGGACGTTCCCAGGGCGTCTTCGCGCCTGATTTTAACATTTTCTCCCAGTCACCCAGACCTTCGAAATACATCGACGACGCTCCCACCTGAAAAGCCGCATCAAAAAGGTAATGACGAAAATACACCGTCGTGGGATGCAGGTCATTCGGCGATTTTAGTGCCTCCATAACCGCTACCTTCTGCGGGTCCTCCAAACAGTCCGTCAAAATCCCCAACACTTGGGCATGTTCGCTAAATGAACGGTGATCGCAATCGTCGGCAAGAAGTCCTCTTTCCTCATTCCAGAACTGTTGGCGAACCCCGTTCCTCACCCGATTCCGCAATTCTTCATAGCGCTCGCCGACTCTCTTGTCACCGAGGACCGACTCCAGATGGCGGGCGTGATCCAGGGCCAACAAAAACAGCAAATTCACAACTGACGATCCCTGCGTCGTCGCCCCGGGAGGAACCCCGGCACGCCAAGCGGGTGTCCAGTCGACAAACTGCCAACAAGGAACTCCCTGAAAGATATCTCGCGAATCAATATAGTCCGCAAACCGTTCCAGCAATTGACGAACCGCGCCTAATTTGGTGCGCAGAAACTCCTCATCGCCGCGCCAATCCAAGTGATCCCTCAACATCGCCACCCAAATCAAACCGAAGGTCGGAATGCTGGTCGCCATCCGCGAAGGGTACCTCGCCGTTGGCCAAGCCCCTCCCAAGGCGGCGCGGGACCAATCTGCCAGCTCCAATGCCCGCTTCTGCAGCCGGGAGTCCCGATTCGTCGCATACAAGCAGAGGGCTTGCAACCGGGTATCCCCCAGATACATCAACTGCTCGTAGTAAGGGCAATCGACGAAAGTCTCATGGGCACAGTTCTCCAGACCGCTTTGGCAAATCGAAAAGAGCCTTTCCCCCCAGTCCTGATCGATCCTTACCGAACCCTCGAAATCCAACGGGATTCCCGTCTTCTCAATACAAACGTCCGTCAGCTCCAAGGGCTCTTCCGCTGTCCGCACGCGCAGAAGGATGTAGCGCCCGGATCTCCACCAGTAGTTCCTCCAACAAAACGATTTCCCACCGGCCGGATGAACGGTGTCGCCGAAACCGAAAAAATACTTCCCGGCGACCGCAGACCGATCCCCTTTCCGCGTATCCCTCTCCCCCGATCTCGGCTCCTTCTCATCGTAAAGGGACTCGGCCCACTCGAAGTCAATCCTCGCCCCGGCACCTCCGCGACCTCGCAGGACCGGATAGCCGCAGAGATAGTAGTCCATATCCCAAAGGATCGCTCTCTCTGAGAAAGCAGGCACGGTCCGAGGAACTCCCGCTTGCAGCAGCTGGTTCCAAGAAGAAATCTCTGGATCCTCGAGAGCTTGGGAGGGCATCGACACAAACTGGCCCGGCTCCCCCACTTTCTCGTGAAGAATGGCCCGAACGCGACCTCCGCTAAATCTCTCACCCTGCTGATCCGGAAGCCTTGCCGGCAGGTAGCATCGGTCCGAATACCGCAATCCCCACTCCCAGGCCCAATCCTGCAATGCGTCTTCGGTCACAATGGCATCGCTTGGATTCGCGCCCATTCCCTCCACAGAACTCTCTTCGGTAATCGAAGCCGAGCCCACCAAATGCGTGCCCGGCATATTCCTTTCCTGGGTCAAACGGATTCCCTCCAGTCGCTCCCACTTCCATGGAGCCAGCCCCGTGTTCAACTGGGAAGCATACTCTCCCGCTGCGGCGAAGACGAATCCCGGGCGATAGGTGTGATGGGCCTCCGGCGCGTGCTCTCCCAAGGACCAAACCTTCGCTTCCAACCGATGGCTCCCAGCCTTAAGAGAAACCTCGTAGCTCGAAAAGCTCCAATGCTGCCGATCCCCCACCTCTGGACCGCGGCTGACTAAATTTCCATCGAGAAATAACTCGTACCGCTGATCCGCACTAACGTGAAAGCGCAACGCCGACTCATCCTCCGCAATCGTAAATTCGAGCGACAGTTTCGCAAATACGGGAGGACAGCCCTCACCCTCCGGGCCCCAAACCCAGGACGCCTCCTCTATCGGGTACTGACGGTGAATGCCAACCGCTTCCGAATCTCCTTCCGGTAAAAACAACTTTTGAATCTTCATAATGACATCGGTGCCAAAACTCTCATAGCATTCGGATCCCGATGAGAATCGCAACGATTCGCGAAGCTCAGACTGAAAGAATCATGGGTCAAGAGAACCTCGCCCCAGATTCGACGAACCGGTCTACTTTTTCGCCCAATCGGAACCCCTAGGCCCCGGACGCCCAATGGACCCGCGCATCACCAGATCCGTCGGCATGTCAAAGGATTCAATCTCCGTATCCGGATCCTTCCTCATCTTCTCCAGAGAAGAAATCGCCAACTTGGCGAGAGACTTCCGGTCGTATCGCACGGAGGTCAATCCCATCAGTCGAGCCTCCGGAATGTCGTCATTCCCGAATAAGGAAACATCCTGGGGAATCGAGAATCCCTGCGCGTGCACCGCAATCCAAATTCCGATGGCAAGAATGTCATTGAAAGCGACGATCGCGGTGGGTGCCTCTTTTCCCATACCGCGGATGCGATTCCAGGCATCCACCCCCGACTCTCGGTTGTTCTCCCCCAGAATCACCAGAGACGAATCAAGTTCGATGCCATTCTCCTCTAAAGTCTTCACATAGGCTCGATACGCATTGGAATACTCCGAACCGGGATTCGCCAATCCCACATAAGCGATCCGGCGGTGCCCCAATTCAACCAAGTGCTGCAGACCAAAGCAGAAAGAGGCATAACTATCCTTGCGAATTACCGGCAGGCCTTCCGGAGCCGCGTAGAGGACCATGAACGGATACTTCCGAGAGAGGAGATTCTCGTATAGCTTTTGATTCTCGTTCCAGGACACCACATCGGTGATCACCCCGTCCGCTTCTCCCGCAGCCCAATGTCGCAGAAAGGCAGACTCCACGTCGGTATCGTAATGGGTGAGCCCGAGCACTAAATGCGTCCCACAACGCCGAGCCTCCGCATCAAAGCACTCCACCAGCTCCGCATACTCGGGATTTTCCAAATGGGGCAAGAGCAATCCCCAACGGTAGGACCGCTGAGAGCGGATCATTCGTGCCCCCGGATGCAAGGAATACCCGATCTCTCCTGCCGCTTTCAAAATCTGATCACGAGTCCCCTGCTTGATCGATGCATCTGGATTAAAGGCTCGCGAGATCGTGCTCCGCGAATACCCCGTATACTTCTCCAAATCAAAAATGGTTGGCCGCTTTACATGGGGCGACAAATGCTGTGGAGAATCTGTCTTTCTTTTGGAGAATTTTGCCATAGTTCGAGAATATTCTCATATCGGTTCCTGAATAAAGGATAAAGAGCCAATTCTCGGGATTTATATCGGGCGGACCCACCCTAAGAATGTCGAAGAACCGCCATGAGAAGCCGGGAACGGGTCTGCGAAAACCGCAACAACTCCATTCGTGAAAAACCTTTTTCCCGGAAACCGAGCGGGCTCGGGCCAGACACAAAAAGATCCGCAAGCCACTTATAATCATATTCTTCGTAAATAAATTATAGAGCAAACGAAAGGCACTCGCTTTTCGGCAAGTCGCTCATCTCTTCAAATTTTTTTGAAACCCAAAGGCATTTCCGAAAGCGAACTCGCAGAGATCTCATTGAAAATTCGATCCAATTCAAACCAGGCCCACATGAAAATCCGAACCCCCAAGAACCCCCAACCGATTTTTCCAGAGACAATCGATCGTTAAATACCTGATATTTTCGGGAACGTTCCTATTCTGGGACAAAAATCAAATGAATCCCCAATGGAAATTAGTGTTTTCCGTTGGGCACGAAACCAACATCCACCTCAAATCGAACGATCACCCCATTGAAAAACTCATGAAGAAGAACATTCTCCTTTCCTCATTCGCCGCCTGTGCGCTTGCGACCTCGGCGTATTCACAGATTACGGTTGTCGAAGAGGCTGGCACTAAAACATTCGATAAAACATTCACGATCAACGCCGAAGCAGGCAATGTCCTCGTCGTCGCGACCTACCAAGACGGAAGCCCTTACAATAACCTAACTTTCGGTGGCGCGGCCGCGACTGGATCGATTTCCAGCGCACGAGTGACACTATTTTATTATAACGTTCAGTCGTCAGGAACTATTGAGATCGCCACCACGACTTCACCATCCAATACGGCCTCGGGACTCTTTGTCTGGGAACTGGCAAACGTAGACACCTCCATCGCTCCGATAGAAGTGTCCACGACTTCAGAATCCGCAGACATTACCACAACCGTCGATAATATGTTCATTGTCGATGCAATTGGAGCCAATGGGGGCGGGACAGTTACAGATGTGACGATCACTCCCGACAACCCGACCATGAGCGTCGACTTTGACTACGATATGAACCTTACACCAGGGGGATTTCTTGGAGGAGGCACAGGCACTGCGGGAGTTGCAGGCAACTACTCACTCAATTGGAACCTCACCCTAGACTCAGGAAGCATATCCGATAAGGGACACCTAGCCTACGGATTCGTCCCGGTCCCGGAACCCGGGACCGCAGCTCTCCTGCTCGGCCTTGCCACCCTGATTTCAGTGACGATTCGACGCCGTCACGCATAATCCTCTTTCATTCCACCCAGCCGAAAAAGCCCCGTCAGCAAACGGGGCTTTTTTGTGGGCAGTCCTGTCGACAAACCGGTAGAACCGGCTGCATTCCCCACACCTTATACCGAATTTAGTAAGTTTTGACCGTTATGGTGCAGCGCAGAATCGAAGCAGCGCAAGGCGCAGGGATCGGATTCGTATCGAGATACGCTCCGATCCCTGCAACGCCGCGACCTTCGATTCTGGGAGCACCCCCCTGAGACGGGCGGGAAATGAGCCTGAGCAGCGTTAGCCCAAATGGCAGGGGTCGCAGACCCGCCTCGCACAGACTCATTTCCTATCACGCCATAACTATCAAAACTTCCTAAATTCGGTATTAATTGCGTCCTTTCGACGCAATCGCTACCCGCGATGGTCGTGCATCTTCCCGGCCATACCAGCATTGTGAACATTCTCATTCCAAGCTCCCGGTTCACGAAATATTTGTCCCGTAACATCGAGCCTTGCTCCGTAGATGCTATGAGCGGATCCGAGGGATCTGCTTTTCTTGGGGCCTCTTCTTTCGGATACTAAACAGGCCCGGGTTAAGAGGACCCGGACCTGAAAAAATGAACCTGAAAGAAAGATTCAAAAAATGAAGTTATACATGGCGCTGGAACTGAGCAATACTAAATGGAAGCTGGCCTTCTCGACGGGAGAGAAGATACGGCTGATCACGATCGAGGCTCGTGATCAGTTGGCCTTTCAATCGGCCCTGAAGGCGACTCGGGACAAGTGGCAGCTAGGCGAAGACATTGAGGTTTTCAGTGTCTACGAAGCGGGCCGGGACGGTTTCTGGATCCACCGCTGGCTGGAGGGGTTGGGGATCAACAACGTCATCGTTGATCCCGCCAGCATTGAGGTGAACCGCCGCAAACGCCGAGCCAAGACTGACCGCCTGGACGCCAAGGCCTTGCTGCGTCAGCTGATTCGCTACCACGGCGGTGAGCATACGCTCTGGTCTGTCGTGCGCGTGCCGAGCGTGGAGCAGGAAGACCTGCGTCGGCGCGAGCGAGAGATCAAGCGACTGAAGAAGGAGATCGGTGCGGGCACAGCCCGGATCAAAAGCCTGCTTGTTTTGCATGGACTTCGCCTCGATTCACTTAGCAAGCTCGATACACGGCTCGATTCGCTGCTCGGTTGGGACAACCGCCCCCTCCCGGAACATATACGCAGCGAGATCGCCCGCGAATACGAACGCGTGGAGTTTGCCCGCACCCAACTCAAGGCTCTGGAACGTGCGCGGACTGCCCGAATCGCAAAGCCCCAAACAAAGGCCGAGCGACAGGCCCACAAGCTCACCCGGCTCAAGGCCGTTGGCGTCATCAGCGCCATGACCTTAAGCGAGGAGTTCTTCAGCTGGCGAGAGTTCCGCAACGTCCGGCAAGTCGGCGCCTGCGCCGGTCTGGATGGCTCCCCCTACGACAGCGGCGACAGCAAGAACGAACAAGGCATCAGTAAAGC
This sequence is a window from Puniceicoccus vermicola. Protein-coding genes within it:
- a CDS encoding efflux RND transporter periplasmic adaptor subunit produces the protein MTDPLKNDTSDLAERIDSEKKKHDRSRKYIYLVGGILLVVAIVWLSPIGSKSEDDGLPKFVTQSLDRGEIRKTITATGSLAPTNEVTVGSELSGTTMEVYVDSNDEVEEGQPLALLDTTALKNQLKANKANLASARASVKQAEATVAEAESSLARQKEWFIVDWRERSSKEAESKLTDVVTTLTSITSKPLQHEVCTMFPVLGRLHFV
- a CDS encoding VC0807 family protein, with translation MSETQKKTENPWLNLGFNLIIPSLLLMKGDDWFGERLTGLPMEPSTFLFIAALLFPLGYGAYDFATRRTWNFLSILGIIGVLLTGGIGLLQLPPQWVAIKEAGIPAILGIATLISAFTSRPLVRVFLYRPEIFQVEKIQTRLEERGTEPGFEKLMHKTTYLLAASFLLSAVLNYILAKWIVVSPAGTEAFNKELGKMMAWSYPVIVVPSLIVTGFALWICFRGLKDLTGLTLEEMVEDPKAKKEEG
- a CDS encoding efflux transporter outer membrane subunit, translated to MARPVAVALLGVSLVGCSTTPTAEQVMEDVPMPMGWNNELADAERNEANAVEIETWWTVFEDPVLVQLINEALTNNPDLLTALSRIDQARAERGLERSQLFPSVNGGVSGSGSRSRDRRTDTTSSSESYGASIDASWEVDLFGQQRKYLEASDFALEATVEDYFAAQVSLAAEVANTYLRIISARKQLGILNESVASREETLQITQWQEAAGEGDVLNTQQVTVLVEQARAQIPSFRQSIEESRNALAVLCGTTPANIEALLDQREDLPDLPANIAVGIPAEVLRQRPDVRAAEKSVQSSVARLSAVEKSRLPSLTLSGSVGTEAARAGDFFDPQRVFGNLVGGLTAPLWDAGRISRRIEVQRAAVDQAYFNFEATVLDAMAEVENALSAINRKREEIVILERAVESAQLSAQLAEFQYEEGEKDVLTVLETKRTLLGLAQTLIQSKQEELVAHIQLYKSLGGGWSAPKEAAEVALDGNHS
- a CDS encoding two-component system sensor histidine kinase NtrB, with product MPRNRNKGLERILGRLEDLDEKNLTILVNRLVRDRHLLESVFDIIRDGILVLDADSVIQYSNAAAFGLLGLRRREIGHSNIWRRIPELSEALQIDPERNRRQHRSASCEIEIHYPETRVLQVYIVPMEEATEHDLGDGTVVVFSDLTEIKHSTEELIENERIASIMMLSAGVAHELGNPLNSLTIHLQLIRRQLEKLGDPEKTARTAKSLDICTREVDRLDGIITHFLAAVRPQPPDLRKIDPIAVLNDVLEVEENLFAERDINVTVDLDSIAPPIFADPDQLKQVYFNVLKNAVEAMPGGGSIRIRWRKDPRHVTLMFADTGEGIDSEDLAKVFQPYFTTKNTGNGLGMMVVQRIMRDHHGTIAIDSRPDQGTVVTLQFPAIDPERPLLEE
- a CDS encoding DUF6790 family protein, producing MLDDRDSPFQHEVRYASLGFAIVALCGHIHQIIQSHNDSPGNAEILLWTNILTPSIGLVLLLLAHRKKESSTAA
- a CDS encoding phosphopantothenoylcysteine decarboxylase, which gives rise to MSFSSPLRCVITAGPTREPIDPVRYISNPSTGKMGYAIAQAAVDAGWTVDLVSGPTHLREPEECILYPVVTGEEMYHQVDALFDACDILIMTAAIVDFRPKSPLAHKEKKGDAQLNIEMEPVIDVLKTVSQRKKDQFLVGFAAETNDLENYAMRKLKEKNLDLIAANLIGSGSGFALDSNILTILGPDGFREKWPAASKESLGRDLVALVTRKMEEGRTLSGS